A window of Desulfovibrio desulfuricans DSM 642 contains these coding sequences:
- the der gene encoding ribosome biogenesis GTPase Der has translation MADTLPRVILVGRPNVGKSTLFNRLIRSNRAITHDRPGVTRDRMDGVVRRKDTPVFGIVDTGGITLDAHSAVVEGPEGIRGFERDILAQTEAALVGAAAVAFVVDSRDGLLPLDEHLAAHVRRKGLPTICVVNKVDGVEREDELMAEFHVLGFPLLAVSAEHGYNITALVEDLVALLPEETSTEPPAPPTLKLAMLGRPNAGKSSLINAISRSDRMIVSDVAGTTRDSVDVRFASGGRDYVFVDTAGVRRRTKISDSLEKYSVNSAIKSSTKADVTLLTLDAAEGVSQQDKRLMDMLNTRKTPFMVLINKCDLAPRDSLDRLKKNIAEMLAFCPHVPILNVSALKGTGLKKILPLATQIHEECSVRISTGKLNRAMEEVLDKHQPPVVKRVRAKFFYLTQAETAPPTFVCFVSDATRVPESYTRYLERALRKIFGITHAPMRLHLRSSHKKKSEK, from the coding sequence ATGGCAGATACATTGCCCCGCGTCATTCTGGTGGGTCGCCCCAATGTGGGCAAATCCACCCTGTTCAACAGGCTTATCCGCAGCAATCGGGCCATCACCCATGACCGCCCCGGCGTGACCCGCGACCGTATGGACGGCGTGGTGCGCCGCAAGGACACCCCCGTTTTCGGCATCGTTGACACGGGCGGCATCACTCTTGACGCCCACTCCGCAGTGGTGGAAGGCCCCGAAGGCATTCGCGGCTTTGAGCGCGACATTCTTGCGCAAACCGAGGCGGCGCTGGTCGGAGCCGCTGCCGTGGCCTTTGTGGTGGATTCGCGCGACGGGTTGCTGCCCCTGGACGAGCACCTTGCGGCCCATGTGCGCCGCAAGGGTCTGCCCACTATCTGCGTGGTCAACAAGGTTGACGGCGTGGAGCGCGAAGATGAACTCATGGCCGAATTTCACGTCCTGGGCTTTCCGCTGCTGGCGGTTTCCGCCGAGCACGGGTACAACATCACCGCCCTGGTGGAAGATCTGGTAGCTCTGCTGCCGGAAGAAACCTCCACCGAGCCGCCCGCGCCGCCGACCCTCAAGCTTGCCATGCTTGGCCGCCCCAATGCGGGCAAATCATCGCTCATCAACGCCATTTCCCGCAGTGACCGCATGATTGTTTCCGATGTGGCAGGCACCACGCGCGACAGCGTTGACGTGCGCTTTGCGAGCGGTGGGCGCGACTATGTATTTGTGGACACTGCGGGTGTTCGCCGCCGCACCAAAATCAGCGACAGCCTGGAAAAGTATTCCGTCAACTCGGCCATCAAGTCGAGTACCAAGGCCGACGTGACCCTGCTGACACTGGACGCCGCCGAAGGCGTGAGCCAGCAGGACAAGCGCCTCATGGACATGCTGAATACACGCAAAACGCCCTTTATGGTGCTTATCAACAAGTGCGATCTGGCCCCCCGCGACTCTCTGGACAGGCTCAAAAAGAACATAGCCGAAATGCTGGCCTTCTGCCCGCATGTGCCAATTCTGAATGTTTCTGCCCTCAAGGGAACCGGTCTGAAAAAAATCCTGCCCCTGGCAACCCAGATTCACGAAGAATGCAGCGTGCGCATTTCTACCGGCAAACTCAACCGCGCCATGGAAGAAGTGCTCGACAAGCACCAGCCGCCGGTGGTCAAGCGTGTGCGCGCCAAGTTCTTCTACCTCACCCAGGCGGAAACCGCGCCGCCGACCTTTGTGTGCTTTGTGAGCGATGCCACCCGTGTTCCTGAAAGCTATACCCGCTATCTTGAACGCGCGTTGCGCAAAATATTTGGCATCACGCATGCCCCCATGCGCCTGCACCTGCGCTCAAGCCACAAGAAAAAATCTGAAAAATAG
- the ftsH gene encoding ATP-dependent zinc metalloprotease FtsH gives MNQISRNLMLWAIIVLAMVMLFNMFQQPQGITQRVPYSDFLSQVDNGQLLSVTIQGHTLIGRTSDGKTVQSYAPQDIGLVNRLIEKKVEIKAEPPEEQPWYMTLLVSWFPMLLLVGVWIFFMRQMQSGGGKAMSFGRSRARLLNQDSTRVTFADVAGVDEAKDELSEVVEFLSNPKKFTRLGGRIPKGVLLVGPPGTGKTLLARAVAGEAGVPFFSISGSDFVEMFVGVGASRVRDLFVQGKKNAPCLIFIDEIDAVGRQRGAGLGGGHDEREQTLNQLLVEMDGFESNEGVILIAATNRPDVLDPALLRPGRFDRQVMVPTPDLRGRRRILEVHTKRTPLAGDVDLEVLARGTPGFSGADLENLVNEAALQAAKLNQDRLDMQDFEYAKDKVLMGRERRSLILSEEEKRITAYHEGGHALAARLLPGSDPVHKVTIIPRGRALGVTMQLPEEDRHGYSRTFLRNNLVVLLGGRVAEEIIFDDITTGASNDIERVTRMARKMVCEWGMSEAVGTLAIGETGEEVFIGREWVQNKNFSEDTARLVDSEVKRIVEDAHSRCRKLLEENLDALHRVAQALLDRETITGEDLDLLMDNKELPPLDINGKPVPASTAAKGGKAAKSGAEFVIEPDTDAQAPEQKAEHKPEQQPEQAESKQSEAENTRNNSKENDR, from the coding sequence TTGAATCAGATAAGTCGCAACCTGATGCTGTGGGCGATAATCGTCCTGGCGATGGTCATGCTTTTCAATATGTTCCAGCAGCCGCAGGGGATCACCCAGCGGGTGCCCTACTCAGATTTTCTCAGTCAGGTGGACAACGGCCAGCTCCTGTCCGTGACCATTCAGGGGCACACCCTCATTGGGCGCACCTCTGACGGAAAAACCGTGCAGTCCTATGCTCCGCAGGACATCGGCCTCGTAAACCGCCTTATTGAAAAAAAGGTCGAAATCAAGGCCGAACCGCCGGAAGAACAGCCATGGTACATGACCCTGCTGGTTTCATGGTTCCCCATGCTGCTGCTGGTGGGCGTGTGGATTTTCTTTATGCGCCAGATGCAGAGCGGCGGCGGCAAGGCCATGAGCTTTGGCCGGTCGCGCGCGCGCCTGCTCAATCAGGACAGCACCCGCGTTACCTTTGCTGACGTGGCTGGCGTTGACGAAGCCAAGGACGAGCTTTCGGAAGTTGTGGAATTTCTCTCCAACCCCAAAAAGTTTACCCGCCTTGGCGGACGCATCCCCAAGGGCGTACTGCTTGTGGGCCCTCCCGGAACGGGTAAAACCCTTCTGGCCCGCGCCGTTGCTGGCGAGGCCGGGGTGCCGTTCTTTTCCATTTCCGGCTCTGACTTTGTTGAAATGTTTGTGGGCGTGGGCGCTTCGCGCGTTCGCGACCTTTTTGTTCAGGGCAAGAAAAACGCGCCCTGTCTGATATTTATTGACGAAATCGACGCCGTTGGCCGTCAGCGTGGCGCTGGCCTTGGAGGCGGACATGACGAACGCGAGCAGACCCTGAACCAGCTGCTTGTGGAAATGGACGGCTTTGAAAGCAATGAAGGCGTTATCCTCATTGCCGCCACAAACCGCCCCGATGTGCTTGACCCCGCCCTGCTGCGTCCTGGCCGCTTTGACCGTCAGGTGATGGTGCCCACACCCGACCTGCGTGGCCGCCGCCGTATCCTTGAAGTGCACACCAAACGCACGCCTCTTGCTGGCGATGTTGATCTGGAAGTGCTGGCTCGCGGTACACCGGGCTTTTCTGGAGCTGACCTTGAAAACCTGGTCAACGAAGCTGCCCTTCAGGCCGCAAAGCTCAATCAGGATCGCCTGGATATGCAAGATTTCGAGTATGCCAAGGACAAGGTTCTCATGGGCCGCGAACGCCGCAGCCTTATCCTCTCTGAGGAAGAAAAGCGCATCACAGCCTACCACGAAGGCGGTCACGCCCTGGCTGCCCGCCTGCTGCCCGGTTCCGACCCCGTGCACAAGGTTACGATCATTCCGCGTGGCCGCGCCCTCGGCGTGACCATGCAGCTGCCGGAAGAAGACCGCCACGGCTATTCGCGCACCTTCCTGCGCAATAATCTGGTGGTGCTGCTGGGTGGCCGCGTGGCGGAAGAAATTATTTTTGACGATATCACCACTGGTGCCTCCAATGACATCGAACGCGTCACCCGCATGGCCCGCAAAATGGTCTGCGAGTGGGGTATGAGTGAAGCTGTGGGTACGCTGGCCATCGGTGAAACCGGCGAAGAGGTTTTTATTGGCCGCGAATGGGTTCAGAACAAAAACTTCAGCGAAGATACGGCACGGCTCGTGGATTCGGAAGTAAAGCGCATTGTGGAAGACGCGCACAGCCGCTGCCGCAAGCTGCTTGAAGAAAATCTGGATGCCCTGCACCGCGTTGCCCAGGCGCTTCTTGATCGCGAAACCATCACTGGCGAGGATCTTGACCTGCTCATGGACAACAAGGAACTGCCCCCGCTCGACATCAACGGCAAACCCGTGCCCGCCAGCACTGCCGCGAAGGGGGGCAAGGCTGCCAAATCCGGTGCAGAATTTGTTATTGAGCCGGATACGGACGCTCAGGCCCCTGAACAGAAGGCTGAACACAAGCCGGAGCAGCAACCGGAGCAGGCGGAGTCCAAACAGTCCGAAGCCGAGAACACCCGGAACAACAGTAAAGAAAATGACCGATAG
- the galU gene encoding UTP--glucose-1-phosphate uridylyltransferase GalU — MKDIRKVVIPVAGWGTRSLPATKNIPKEMLPIYNKPVIQYVVEEAQRANIEDVIFVTNRDKTVIEDHFDYNLQLEGVLERAGKLDKLAEVRKVAEMVNIMSVRQKRQLGLGHAVLCARELVRDDPFAIMVGDDLMFGGAPGIGQLIEVAMAEKMPVIGVMEVPWEKVSRYGIIDGDEVTPGVFRVKNMVEKPAREDAPSRMAIVGRYVLTPDIFDYLEKAEPGHGGEIQLTDALQAMAQERGMMAVRMSGMRFDAGDWAEFLTANIYFALQDEELRYDLLKLLKNFVQFH, encoded by the coding sequence ATGAAGGATATTCGTAAAGTCGTCATTCCCGTGGCCGGATGGGGCACCCGTTCCTTGCCTGCAACAAAGAATATTCCCAAGGAAATGCTGCCCATCTACAACAAGCCCGTCATCCAGTATGTGGTTGAAGAAGCGCAGCGCGCCAATATCGAAGATGTAATTTTTGTCACCAACCGCGACAAGACGGTTATTGAAGACCACTTCGACTACAACCTCCAGCTTGAGGGCGTACTGGAACGCGCCGGCAAGCTCGACAAACTGGCTGAAGTGCGCAAGGTGGCCGAGATGGTCAACATCATGTCCGTGCGGCAGAAGCGCCAGCTTGGCCTTGGGCATGCGGTGCTGTGCGCACGCGAACTTGTGCGTGATGATCCCTTTGCCATCATGGTGGGCGATGACCTCATGTTTGGCGGCGCTCCCGGCATCGGCCAGCTCATTGAAGTGGCCATGGCCGAAAAAATGCCGGTCATCGGCGTGATGGAAGTACCGTGGGAGAAGGTCAGCCGCTACGGTATCATTGATGGCGACGAAGTGACCCCCGGCGTGTTCCGCGTCAAAAACATGGTGGAAAAACCCGCCCGTGAAGACGCGCCCTCGCGCATGGCTATTGTTGGCCGTTATGTACTCACGCCTGATATTTTTGACTATCTTGAAAAGGCCGAACCCGGACACGGCGGCGAAATCCAGCTCACTGACGCACTCCAGGCCATGGCTCAGGAAAGGGGCATGATGGCTGTGCGTATGTCCGGCATGCGCTTTGACGCTGGCGACTGGGCGGAATTTCTCACCGCCAACATCTACTTTGCCCTTCAGGACGAAGAACTGCGCTACGATCTGCTCAAGCTGCTCAAGAATTTTGTGCAGTTCCATTAA
- the folP gene encoding dihydropteroate synthase produces MTDSICPAALSRGADWHILGGRALKTPSPFGVMGIVNLTPDSFYDGGRHNAPASGLNHALTLRNQGADILDLGAESSRPGAAELHPQQETERLLPILTGLRQSAPGAVISVDTYHAATAAAVLDMGAVIINDISACAFDPALLDVLAQYKPGYVLMHSQGRPQTMQHDPRYTDVRREVLEFFEREMSRLVRAGLPENRIVLDPGIGFGKTLEHNLALLAHPEDWLALGRPVLMALSMKTVFGGLLGLPPQERGLATATATAMLRGKGVFWHRVHDVVAARQALTVALALEAS; encoded by the coding sequence ATGACCGATAGCATTTGCCCGGCCGCTCTTTCCAGGGGCGCAGACTGGCATATTCTTGGGGGGCGGGCGTTGAAGACGCCCTCCCCCTTTGGCGTCATGGGCATTGTAAATCTGACCCCAGATTCCTTTTATGACGGGGGTCGCCACAATGCCCCGGCATCGGGCCTCAACCATGCGCTGACCCTGCGCAACCAGGGTGCAGACATTCTTGACCTTGGCGCGGAATCGTCGCGGCCTGGAGCCGCGGAACTGCACCCCCAGCAGGAAACCGAGCGTCTGCTGCCGATTCTGACAGGGCTGCGCCAATCTGCGCCCGGAGCCGTAATCTCTGTTGACACCTACCATGCCGCCACGGCTGCCGCTGTGCTGGACATGGGGGCTGTCATCATCAACGATATTTCGGCCTGCGCCTTTGATCCCGCACTGCTGGACGTTCTTGCGCAGTACAAGCCCGGCTATGTGCTGATGCACAGTCAAGGCCGCCCGCAGACCATGCAGCACGATCCGCGCTACACGGATGTGCGCCGCGAAGTGCTGGAATTTTTTGAGCGCGAGATGTCGCGTCTGGTGCGGGCGGGCCTGCCGGAAAACCGCATTGTGCTTGACCCCGGCATCGGCTTTGGCAAGACGCTTGAACACAACCTTGCCCTGCTGGCCCATCCGGAAGACTGGCTTGCGCTCGGGCGACCCGTGCTCATGGCCTTGTCCATGAAAACCGTTTTTGGCGGGCTTCTGGGCCTGCCGCCGCAGGAGCGCGGTCTGGCAACAGCCACGGCCACGGCAATGCTGCGCGGCAAGGGCGTGTTCTGGCACAGGGTGCATGATGTTGTTGCGGCCCGTCAGGCCCTGACTGTTGCTCTGGCTCTTGAGGCCAGCTAG
- a CDS encoding CdaR family protein: MKSSDPSRRPPHLLSMLLAIFIAVSMWYMVSVRDRLEAQIEVNLDYFGIPANLVVTDGLINKAIVRLRGPETLLRSITQRKIIQAVDLSSIKKGTTVVPLSAEHLGAGFRAFELIDVQPPRIVVKADNVQERSVPVKAVVDSPLRSGALTVENVSVTPATVVLRGPESVVSAIASVPLTIMLDPKAAGTTTQQTITLDTPGMVTATPPSVKVQYTITSGRTVISRRCKVEIAKESRLAYTVNPDEIAVLVEVPEALAKNSHYLGEMEVSLITPEIQPGESVKTPLHFKLPEGMTLLNPVTEEVTVTRKKK, from the coding sequence ATGAAATCCTCTGATCCCTCACGCCGCCCCCCGCATCTGCTTTCCATGCTGCTGGCGATCTTTATCGCCGTGAGCATGTGGTACATGGTCAGCGTTCGCGACAGGCTGGAAGCGCAGATTGAAGTAAACCTTGATTATTTTGGCATCCCCGCCAATCTTGTGGTGACTGACGGACTCATCAACAAGGCCATTGTGCGCCTGCGCGGGCCGGAAACTCTTTTGCGCTCCATAACGCAGCGCAAGATTATTCAGGCTGTTGACCTTTCCTCCATCAAAAAGGGCACCACGGTAGTTCCGCTTTCGGCAGAACATCTGGGCGCAGGCTTTCGCGCGTTTGAGCTCATTGATGTGCAGCCCCCGCGCATTGTGGTCAAGGCCGACAACGTGCAGGAGCGCAGCGTACCCGTCAAGGCGGTTGTGGATTCGCCCCTTCGCAGCGGTGCCCTGACTGTGGAAAATGTCAGCGTAACCCCGGCAACCGTGGTTTTGCGCGGCCCGGAGTCAGTTGTTTCTGCCATTGCCAGCGTGCCGCTGACCATCATGCTTGACCCCAAGGCAGCGGGCACAACAACGCAGCAGACCATCACGCTGGACACGCCAGGCATGGTCACGGCTACGCCGCCCTCCGTCAAGGTGCAGTACACCATCACCAGCGGGCGCACCGTTATATCGCGCCGCTGCAAGGTGGAAATTGCCAAGGAAAGCCGCCTGGCCTATACGGTGAATCCCGATGAAATTGCCGTGCTGGTGGAAGTGCCCGAAGCTCTGGCAAAGAACAGCCATTACCTTGGCGAGATGGAAGTTTCCCTCATTACACCGGAGATCCAGCCGGGAGAGAGCGTAAAAACGCCCCTGCACTTCAAACTGCCGGAAGGGATGACTCTCTTGAACCCGGTTACGGAAGAAGTTACGGTAACAAGGAAAAAGAAATAA
- the cdaA gene encoding diadenylate cyclase CdaA: MFDRIAIDWRDVMDIAVVSILLYQVIQMLRGSRALTVLTGLGLLTLLYFFSNALGLYTLTWLLQHIFSSLFILIVVIFQADIRQALGEMGARPIFRRSSIKNIGVEEVVSACVEMARLRVGALIVIERSMRLGDMIKREGVRIDAQLSRQLLMNIFYPKAPLHDGAVVISRGRITAAACILPLAEAKGQNFGTRHRAALGIARESDALVIVVSEERGEISVALKDELMRALDAARLRQVLNEIL; the protein is encoded by the coding sequence GTGTTTGACCGTATTGCCATAGACTGGCGCGATGTAATGGATATAGCAGTGGTCAGCATTCTGCTGTACCAGGTTATCCAGATGCTGCGGGGTTCGCGGGCGCTGACAGTCCTTACAGGGCTGGGCCTGCTTACGCTGCTGTATTTCTTTTCAAACGCTCTCGGCCTGTACACGCTTACCTGGCTGTTGCAGCACATCTTCAGTTCCCTGTTCATCCTCATCGTCGTTATTTTTCAGGCCGACATCCGTCAGGCTCTGGGCGAAATGGGCGCACGGCCTATCTTTCGCCGATCCAGCATAAAGAATATCGGCGTGGAAGAAGTGGTGAGCGCCTGTGTTGAAATGGCCCGGCTGCGGGTGGGCGCACTTATCGTTATTGAGCGCAGCATGCGCCTTGGCGATATGATAAAGCGCGAGGGCGTGCGCATTGATGCGCAGCTTTCACGCCAACTGCTCATGAATATTTTTTACCCCAAGGCCCCCCTTCACGATGGAGCCGTGGTTATCAGCCGTGGCAGAATTACCGCTGCGGCCTGCATTCTGCCGCTGGCCGAAGCCAAGGGGCAGAACTTCGGCACACGGCACCGCGCGGCACTGGGCATTGCCCGTGAAAGCGATGCGCTGGTCATTGTTGTTTCTGAAGAAAGAGGCGAAATTTCCGTGGCCCTCAAGGATGAGCTTATGCGCGCCCTTGACGCTGCCCGCCTCAGGCAGGTGCTTAATGAAATCCTCTGA
- a CDS encoding GGDEF domain-containing protein, with protein sequence MLDGNLGCHEAITARHGAPLTLAGPILLPNGDAALVGRLSIFLPDASGRPQYWGIAAILLRFPDVLTASDLYLLDSMNIDFGLWRTSSHKGDALLIAGSADSEKDAGSIDMPVTILNAHWLIRMSAGVAWFRSLESWLYVGMSVLLSLFLATLVQRNHDLTQIRTYLEAIAYRDALTGALNRRGLFEELQRRIASPVAKKFTLYYVDLNNFKDVNDTYGHEAGDRVLQLFAEVVRAHAPVTHILGRMGGDEFVLLLTGPPAEERDKAAFTRMRADLAKGLPELNIPGPITFSMGSAVYPDAALTVDALLSCADTAMYQDKERAKAHS encoded by the coding sequence ATGCTTGACGGCAATCTGGGCTGCCACGAGGCAATCACAGCCCGTCACGGCGCCCCCCTGACCCTGGCCGGGCCGATACTGCTCCCCAACGGGGATGCGGCGCTGGTGGGGCGACTTTCCATATTCCTTCCTGATGCTTCCGGCCGTCCTCAATATTGGGGTATTGCTGCAATATTGCTACGTTTTCCTGACGTGCTGACAGCCTCGGACCTTTACCTGCTGGACAGCATGAATATCGATTTTGGCCTTTGGCGCACATCCTCCCATAAAGGCGATGCGTTGCTTATTGCTGGTAGCGCGGATTCAGAAAAAGACGCCGGCAGCATAGACATGCCTGTGACAATTCTTAACGCTCACTGGCTGATCCGCATGTCGGCAGGCGTTGCGTGGTTCAGATCACTGGAATCATGGCTCTATGTGGGTATGAGCGTTCTTCTCAGCCTCTTCCTGGCAACTCTAGTTCAAAGAAATCATGATCTTACGCAAATTCGTACCTATCTTGAGGCCATCGCTTACAGAGACGCCCTCACGGGTGCTCTCAACAGGCGTGGTCTCTTTGAGGAACTACAGAGGCGCATAGCCTCACCAGTTGCAAAAAAATTTACCTTATATTACGTTGACTTAAATAATTTTAAAGACGTCAACGACACCTATGGACATGAGGCGGGCGACCGAGTATTGCAACTCTTCGCGGAGGTTGTTCGCGCACATGCCCCGGTGACCCATATTCTGGGGCGTATGGGCGGCGATGAGTTTGTACTGCTGCTCACCGGTCCCCCGGCCGAGGAAAGGGACAAGGCCGCCTTTACCCGAATGCGCGCCGACCTTGCAAAGGGTTTGCCAGAGCTGAACATACCTGGGCCGATCACGTTCAGCATGGGCAGTGCAGTGTACCCTGATGCTGCCCTCACAGTGGATGCGCTGCTCTCCTGCGCGGACACTGCCATGTACCAAGACAAGGAACGCGCCAAAGCCCACAGCTGA
- the glmM gene encoding phosphoglucosamine mutase, with protein sequence MAERLFGTDGLRGTVNNYPMTVDVALRLGLAAGVRFRRGDHQHKVVIGKDTRLSGYMFESALTSGLCAAGMHVIMTGPLPTPAISFLTRSMRADLGVVISASHNPFHDNGIKFFDADGYKLPDLTEDEISAMVLDSDFKWPYPEARGVGRATKIEDAGGRYIVYTKSCFPPQLTLSGLRIVIDCANGASYKVAPLALEELGAEVFRIGTSPDGTNINEHCGSLYPEVVAAKVREVRADVGLALDGDADRLIVVDEHGDIIDGDQLMAMCAQAMMARGELPGNLLVATAMSNMALEIFMKDHGGSLLRTKVGDRYVMEAMRREGAMLGGEQSGHLIFHKYSTTGDGLLAALQILRIMREKDKPLSELAGRLKPFPQVLINVRVEKRLPFEERPAIGEAVAKVEAELAGRGRVLLRYSGTESLCRVMVEGENPEKVKAFAEDLAVVVERELR encoded by the coding sequence ATGGCTGAGCGTCTTTTCGGCACAGACGGACTGCGCGGCACGGTCAACAACTATCCCATGACCGTGGATGTAGCCCTGCGACTTGGTCTGGCGGCGGGCGTGCGCTTTCGGCGCGGCGACCACCAGCACAAGGTGGTCATCGGCAAGGATACGCGCCTTTCAGGCTATATGTTTGAATCTGCGCTCACTTCCGGCCTGTGCGCCGCCGGCATGCACGTGATCATGACCGGCCCGCTGCCCACCCCGGCCATATCCTTTCTTACCCGCAGCATGCGGGCAGACCTTGGTGTGGTGATTTCCGCCTCGCACAACCCCTTTCACGACAACGGCATCAAGTTTTTTGATGCCGATGGCTACAAGCTGCCCGACCTGACCGAAGACGAGATATCGGCCATGGTGCTGGATTCGGACTTTAAGTGGCCCTACCCGGAAGCGCGCGGCGTAGGCCGCGCCACCAAGATTGAAGACGCAGGGGGCCGCTATATTGTTTACACCAAAAGCTGCTTCCCTCCCCAGTTGACGCTTTCGGGCCTGCGCATTGTGATTGACTGCGCCAACGGCGCCAGCTACAAGGTTGCCCCTCTGGCTCTTGAAGAACTGGGAGCCGAAGTTTTCCGCATCGGCACAAGCCCTGACGGCACCAACATCAACGAGCACTGCGGCTCGCTCTATCCCGAAGTGGTGGCCGCCAAGGTGCGCGAGGTTCGGGCCGATGTGGGCCTTGCGCTGGACGGCGATGCCGACCGCCTCATTGTTGTGGACGAACACGGCGACATCATTGACGGCGACCAGCTCATGGCCATGTGCGCCCAGGCCATGATGGCCCGGGGCGAACTGCCGGGCAATCTGCTTGTTGCAACCGCCATGAGCAACATGGCCCTGGAAATTTTTATGAAGGATCACGGCGGTTCGCTGCTGCGTACAAAGGTGGGCGACCGCTACGTTATGGAAGCCATGCGGCGCGAAGGCGCAATGCTTGGCGGCGAGCAGTCGGGCCATCTTATTTTCCACAAGTACAGCACTACTGGCGATGGCCTGCTGGCGGCCCTGCAAATTCTGCGCATCATGCGCGAAAAGGACAAGCCCCTCTCCGAACTGGCAGGCAGGCTCAAACCCTTCCCGCAGGTGCTGATCAACGTGCGGGTGGAAAAACGCCTGCCCTTTGAGGAACGCCCCGCCATTGGCGAGGCTGTTGCCAAGGTCGAGGCGGAACTGGCCGGACGCGGGCGTGTGCTCTTGCGTTATTCCGGCACGGAATCTCTTTGCCGCGTCATGGTGGAAGGCGAAAACCCCGAAAAGGTCAAAGCTTTCGCCGAAGATCTGGCCGTTGTGGTAGAGCGCGAGTTGCGCTGA